A segment of the Leptolyngbya sp. NIES-3755 genome:
TCCAAAATCGATTTGTACGAGCGTGAATGAGTGCGTTTGTCACGGAATTCCCAATGCCAAACAGATTCTCAAAGATGGCGACATTATCAACATTGATGTCACTCTCATTGTCGATGGTTATCATGGCGATACCTCGAAAATGTACTTCGTGAGAGAACCTTCTCCGTTGGCAAAACGCTTAGTCGAAGTCACCGATAAATGCCGTCAATTGGGCATGGACGAGGTAAAACCGGGCGCGAGAATTGGCGATATCGGTGCAGCGATTCAAGAATATGCGGAATCTCAAGGCTTCTCAGTTGTGCAAGATTTCGTCGGGCATGGAATCAGTCACATTTTCCATACGGCTCCTCAGATTCCGCACTACGGCAAACGAGGAACCGGGAAAAAATTGCGCCCCGGAATGGTCTTTACGATCGAGCCAATGATCAACGAGGGAACCTGGGAAGTCGAAGTCATGCCCGACAAATGGACGGCTCTGACCAAGGATCGCAAGCTCTCGGCTCAATGTGAACATACGATCGCGGTTACTCCCACAGGTTACGAAATTCTGACCCAAGCCTAAAACAAAACCCCGATGCTCAACACACCGGGGCGACTCGTACATCTTTCAAAAACTTTAAACTCGACCGCGCAGCATTTGAGCCATTTCGTTCTGCTTCGGTGACATTTCGAGCGCGACTTCTTCAGTGATTTGACCTTGCTCGTACAGTTTGTAGAGCGACTGGTTCATCGTACACATTCCATCAAATCCACATCGCGGAATGATCGCCTCGATCTCATCCAGTTCACCTTTGCGAATGTAGTCCCGAATCGCATCGGTGTTAATCAGAATGTCATGGAATGCTGCCCGTTTGCCGTCTGTAGTCCGACACAAGCCCTGAGCAATCACCGCGACCAAAGATTCCGCTAGTGCAACTCGCATGGTTGCCTGTTCGCTCGGTTGATATAGACTGAGAACCCGTTCGATCGTTTTCACCGCACTGTTGGTGTGCAGGGTTCCCATCACTAAGTGACCTGTTTGCGCTGCTTTGAGTGCCGTATTCACGGTTTCTTTATCCCGCATTTCACCGACCAGGATGATGTCTGGATCTTCACGGAGAGCAGCTTTCAGAGCATTGTCAAATTTGCGAGTGTGCATTCCAACTTCGCGGTGCTTGATCAACGCTTTGCGGCTTTTGTGAATAAACTCGATCGGGTCTTCGATCGTAATAATATTCTTCGGCATTTCTTTGTTGATGTAATCAATCATCGCTGCCATCGTGGTCGATTTCCCTGATCCCGTTGGACCTGTAATCAGAATCAAGCCCTTGTGATAGTGAC
Coding sequences within it:
- a CDS encoding methionine aminopeptidase (similar to AA sequence:cyanobase_aa:LBDG_09990), giving the protein MVDMEQEVITLLSSREIEKMRRAGKLAAQLLTHLDAFVKPGVSTLELNDEAERWTQAHGAKSAPLGYNGFPKSICTSVNECVCHGIPNAKQILKDGDIINIDVTLIVDGYHGDTSKMYFVREPSPLAKRLVEVTDKCRQLGMDEVKPGARIGDIGAAIQEYAESQGFSVVQDFVGHGISHIFHTAPQIPHYGKRGTGKKLRPGMVFTIEPMINEGTWEVEVMPDKWTALTKDRKLSAQCEHTIAVTPTGYEILTQA